A single region of the Eremothecium gossypii ATCC 10895 chromosome V, complete sequence genome encodes:
- the SSY5 gene encoding Ssy5p (Syntenic homolog of Saccharomyces cerevisiae YJL156C (SSY5)), which translates to MVRGLFGFGKRSGQDRNREPERRKCDEEDMLGEDPKQPILLSGKTCESVQSSSIFSRGLRTCGTDISTSGAFSESGARVDKDIGKPLRVTGVGTALGTVAEHEEGSQTLGLVPSGTDSTGDAYEETHPDRRGAGQLETELQELGDKLDSVMDEIVQNVTNVSKAVIQAIEHFKNFLEQAEGCHYGVSTEHSAAFRRITKIVLHFQDNLLQSDVFSNSRAILLRWYIKFLTSLNLEVHDLPPADVKRMPLPSLKIYAIGQDCNLPNRDKISTIIEEIAGANDSSISDQEGAFIAPVLRGLDKNSAILTILFGFPRPQQAHYEMVKVLYSLFRDVHFYCVKDYITPCAANVAPNVVPSSIPMQAFSPQRTQFIPPYTLPSDVMAPPMSMSLSSEDSVSMTGTLGGYLFPQIPESEEHLSGFAGAAFGITCAHVVLTESQDHPYVSVPSRVLQNIYKKTLKEELTRYPEGSIERLSFEDEISRIEQNLEWQQENKFGQVVWGERSIVKQKLSDFAIIKLNPKIRCRNYLGDDLSGIPDPVLRFKNLYVRKKLMTLRPGLEVFKVGASSKYTRGTVNGSKIVYWADGKIQSTEFVISSPQPFFATGGDSGAWLLTKLDDELGLGVVGMLHSYDGEQKQFGLYTPIADILERLHDVTGVIWDIDQPPELSKYID; encoded by the coding sequence ATGGTGAGAGGCCTTTTTGGATTTGGCAAGAGGTCAGGCCAGGACCGGAACAGGGAGCCCGAGCGCAGGAAGTGCGATGAGGAGGACATGCTGGGGGAGGACCCGAAACAGCCTATTCTCTTGAGTGGAAAGACATGCGAGTCGGTGCAGTCCTCGTCGATATTCTCGCGGGGGCTGCGCACCTGCGGGACGGATATCTCGACTAGCGGTGCTTTTTCCGAGAGCGGCGCACGAGTGGATAAGGACATAGGCAAGCCCTTAAGGGTAACGGGCGTGGGCACGGCGCTGGGTACTGTGGCCGAGCACGAGGAGGGTAGCCAGACGCTGGGACTGGTGCCTTCTGGGACTGACTCGACAGGAGATGCATACGAGGAAACGCACCCGGACCGACGGGGAGCCGGGCAGCTCGAGACAGAGCTTCAGGAGCTTGGGGACAAACTCGACTCAGTGATGGATGAAATAGTACAAAACGTAACAAATGTGTCGAAGGCGGTTATCCAGGCCATCGAGCATTTCAAAAACTTCCTCGAACAGGCCGAGGGTTGCCATTATGGCGTGTCCACGGAACATTCTGCTGCGTTTAGGAGGATCACCAAAATAGTGTTGCATTTCCAGGACAATCTCTTGCAGTCCGACGTATTCAGTAACTCCCGCGCTATACTATTGAGATGGTATATCAAGTTTTTGACCAGCTTGAACCTCGAAGTGCATGACTTACCGCCCGCTGATGTGAAACGGATGCCACTTCCATCCCTTAAAATTTATGCCATAGGCCAGGACTGCAATCTACCGAATAGAGATAAAATATCTACTATCATCGAGGAGATTGCCGGCGCCAATGATTCGTCGATTTCTGACCAGGAAGGTGCGTTTATTGCTCCAGTCTTGAGAGGGCTGGATAAGAACTCCGCAATATTAACTATTCTGTTTGGCTTTCCGAGACCTCAGCAAGCTCATTATGAGATGGTAAAAGTATTGTACTCACTGTTCCGAGACGTTCACTTCTATTGTGTTAAAGATTATATCACCCCATGTGCTGCGAACGTCGCACCCAATGTAGTACCTTCTTCGATACCTATGCAGGCATTTAGCCCGCAAAGGACACAGTTCATTCCTCCTTACACGCTGCCATCTGATGTTATGGCTCCGCCGATGTCAATGTCCCTTTCCTCGGAAGATAGTGTGAGCATGACGGGCACCCTAGGGGGCTATCTTTTCCCGCAGATTCCTGAAAGCGAGGAACACCTATCAGGCTTTGCCGGGGCGGCATTTGGAATCACATGCGCACACGTTGTATTGACGGAGTCGCAGGACCACCCATATGTCTCGGTCCCATCGAGAGTGTTGCAGAACATATACAAGAAGACGCTTAAAGAAGAGTTGACAAGATACCCAGAAGGAAGCATTGAACGTCTAAGCTTTGAGGACGAGATATCACGTATTGAACAGAACTTGGAGTGGCAGCAGGAAAACAAGTTTGGCCAGGTAGTTTGGGGAGAACGCTCTATTGTCAAACAGAAGCTATCAGACTTCGCGATAATTAAACTAAATCCGAAAATACGCTGCAGAAACTACTTGGGTGACGACCTTTCTGGTATCCCAGATCCGGTCCTACGTTTCAAGAACCTATATGTGAGAAAAAAGTTGATGACTTTGAGACCGGGGCTCGAAGTCTTCAAAGTTGGTGCTTCGTCCAAATACACACGTGGAACTGTTAATGGCTCCAAGATTGTATATTGGGCAGACGGTAAAATACAGAGCACAGAGTTCGTTATTTCCTCTCCCCAACCCTTCTTTGCCACCGGTGGCGATTCTGGAGCCTGGCTTCTCACGAAGCTAGATGACGAACTTGGGCTAGGTGTTGTTGGGATGTTGCATAGCTACGATGGCGAGCAAAAGCAATTTGGCCTTTACACTCCGATAGCCGACATTCTAGAAAGGTTACACGACGTAACCGGTGTAATATGGGACATTGACCAGCCTCCAGAGTTAAGTAAGTATATCGATTGA
- the FBP26 gene encoding fructose-2,6-bisphosphatase (Syntenic homolog of Saccharomyces cerevisiae YJL155C (FBP26); 1-intron) codes for MPVYTVSNVQNLKICVVMVGLPARGKSFISQKIVRYLSWLSIKARCFNVGNYRRQAGAAKPSAEFFASDNAMGMKVRRQAVEQAVADMNRWFFEEDGIVGILDATNTTHERRDWILKMCRENGIEPMFLESWCNDQDIILRNILEMKATSPDYEGCDPEDARRDFLERIAKYEDVYEPLDETRDQDLTFVRLINVAQQVIINRIETYLESRIVFYVMNLHIKPRVIWLSRHGESVYNLEKKIGGDSHLSPRGLEYARKLPELVRESAGNVDLTVWTSTLVRTGETAQFLPYKQLQWKALDELDAGVCDGMTYEEIEEKYPEDFKARDEDKYEYRYRGGESYRDVVIRLEPIIMELERQENILIITHQAVLRCIYAYFMNVPQEESPWVSIPLHTLIKLEPRAYSTKVTRVKANIEAVSTYKEKGTSRVGEPSQDRRPLQ; via the exons ATGCCGGTATACACTGTGTCAAAT GTACAAAACTTGAAGATCTGCGTGGTGATGGTAGGGCTCCCCGCACGGGGCAAGTCCTTCATCTCGCAGAAGATCGTGCGGTATCTCTCGTGGCTCTCAATCAAGGCGCGGTGCTTTAACGTCGGCAATTACCGGCGGCAAGCAGGGGCGGCCAAACCGAGCGCCGAGTTCTTTGCCTCAGACAATGCGATGGGGATGAAGGTGCGCCGGCAGGCCGTCGAGCAGGCGGTGGCCGACATGAATCGGTGGTTCTTCGAGGAGGACGGGATTGTGGGGATCCTCGACGCGACCAACACGACACATGAGCGGCGCGACTGGATCCTCAAGATGTGCCGTGAGAATGGGATCGAGCCGATGTTCCTGGAGAGCTGGTGCAATGACCAGGACATCATCCTGCGCAACATCCTGGAGATGAAGGCCACCTCCCCGGACTACGAGGGCTGCGATCCCGAGGACGCGCGGCGTGACTTCCTGGAGCGTATTGCCAAGTATGAGGACGTGTATGAGCCCTTGGACGAGACCCGCGATCAGGACCTCACGTTTGTGCGTCTGATCAACGTGGCACAGCAGGTCATCATCAATCGCATAGAGACTTACCTGGAGAGCCGCATAGTGTTCTACGTCATGAACCTGCACATCAAGCCACGCGTCATTTGGCTCTCGCGGCACGGGGAGTCTGTGTACAACCTCGAAAAGAAGATCGGCGGGGATTCCCACCTATCGCCTCGCGGCCTGGAGTATGCCCGCAAGCTCCCAGAGCTGGTCCGCGAGTCTGCCGGCAACGTCGACCTCACGGTCTGGACCTCCACCCTCGTGCGCACCGGCGAGACAGCACAATTCCTGCCATATAAGCAACTGCAATGGAAGGCCCTAGACGAGCTCGACGCAGGCGTCTGCGACGGTATGACGTACGAGGAGATTGAGGAGAAATACCCGGAGGACTTCAAGGCGCGCGATGAGGACAAATACGAGTACCGCTATCGCGGAGGCGAGTCCTACCGCGACGTCGTGATTCGCCTGGAGCCCATTATCATGGAACTAGAGCGCCAGGAGAACATCCTTATCATCACCCACCAGGCCGTGCTGCGCTGCATCTACGCCTACTTCATGAATGTCCCGCAGGAGGAGTCACCGTGGGTGTCCATCCCGCTACACACCCTAATTAAGCTGGAGCCTCGTGCCTACAGCACTAAGGTCACCAGAGTCAAGGCGAACATAGAGGCCGTGAGCACGTACAAGGAGAAGGGTACCAGTCGAGTCGGGGAGCCTTCTCAGGACCGTCGCCCACTACAGTAG